The Prochlorococcus sp. MIT 0801 genomic sequence TTGAGCGAGTGTTAGGATCCATGATGGAAAAATTAATTAGGTGTTGAGGTTTTCAAGGCCAATGCATGAATTGTTTCGGTTTTCAATTCATTTTTTAACGAACCATAAACAAGTTGATGTTGCTGTACAAGAGATAAACCGGAGAATTTTGCAGATACTACATTGACTTCAAGGTGATCACCTCCTCCCATATCTTTAACATCAATTTGAGCATCAGGAAGTGATTGCTTTATTAGGAGAGTAACTTCTTTGGCTGTAATCATTTGCAAATAAGAAATTTAAAGTGAATTTAGAGG encodes the following:
- a CDS encoding BolA family protein: MITAKEVTLLIKQSLPDAQIDVKDMGGGDHLEVNVVSAKFSGLSLVQQHQLVYGSLKNELKTETIHALALKTSTPN